One Limnothrix sp. FACHB-406 genomic region harbors:
- a CDS encoding AarF/ABC1/UbiB kinase family protein has protein sequence MIQPDLIPIPLELPPEQRLLPVNNLSFLKNRIVLVLYEVSRLTLKYSLKNAMGAANLKTELARDIRFSIEKLGGLLIKVGQLLSLRLDLFPAEICQELSKLQDRSYGFSLDYVRQIIQEELGLPLERIFIEFEERPFAAASISQVHRARIPSFPGVVAVKVQRPDVEEKFGQDLQLIRFLLSLIKKLKLQSYVDWDNISLELDQMIQEEIDYRYEASNLERMTVTLREHNIYVPAVIGDYSTKKVLTMEYIPGILMSDYIRAASTDPEYLEKILRLNNIDPKLVGKRLFESFFRQMLEDNLFHGDLHPGNVMLLRDSHICLIDLGAIGSLDSHFLRYYRRSMQALGERDYDRALDYSLMLCDSLPTGDIENVKAQLIQCYRQWDAKMNIRSLSYHEKSISSIGVQIGSVMRRNRVSSSWQLLRVFRTWGLMDASLNYLVPNADYMSLVGGYFRGAVKRSQLQLKQLGITEIVMQLTEKVAEFSDLTTIELRGKAVRKRIVAEQKTSSKLADKAKKLLWLGIIVLAWIFLHQHLETAVSWLPPNQYSAWAKSVPNLAIEVWAGILIIWIYLLKIL, from the coding sequence ATGATTCAGCCCGATCTGATCCCGATCCCACTGGAATTGCCGCCAGAGCAAAGGCTGCTCCCGGTCAACAACTTAAGCTTCCTGAAGAACCGAATCGTTTTGGTGCTGTACGAGGTTTCTCGGCTGACCCTCAAGTACTCCCTCAAGAATGCGATGGGTGCAGCCAACCTCAAAACAGAGCTGGCTCGGGATATTCGGTTCTCCATCGAAAAGCTGGGGGGATTGCTGATTAAGGTGGGTCAGCTCCTGTCGCTTCGCTTGGATCTCTTCCCCGCCGAAATTTGCCAAGAACTCTCCAAGCTTCAGGATCGATCCTATGGGTTTTCCCTGGACTATGTTCGGCAAATTATCCAAGAGGAATTAGGTCTCCCTCTGGAAAGGATCTTCATTGAGTTTGAAGAGCGGCCCTTTGCGGCTGCGTCAATCTCGCAAGTCCACAGGGCCCGAATCCCATCCTTTCCTGGTGTGGTTGCTGTTAAGGTTCAGCGCCCGGATGTCGAAGAAAAGTTTGGTCAAGATCTACAACTCATCCGCTTCTTGCTCTCCCTGATCAAGAAGCTGAAGCTACAGAGCTATGTGGATTGGGACAACATCAGCCTAGAGCTTGATCAAATGATTCAGGAGGAAATTGATTATCGCTACGAAGCATCCAACCTGGAACGGATGACGGTGACGCTCAGGGAACACAACATCTATGTTCCCGCTGTGATTGGTGATTACAGCACCAAGAAAGTCCTGACCATGGAATATATTCCCGGCATCTTGATGTCAGATTATATCCGTGCCGCCAGTACTGATCCCGAATATCTGGAAAAGATTCTTCGACTCAATAATATTGACCCGAAGTTGGTGGGAAAGCGCCTTTTTGAAAGTTTCTTCCGTCAAATGCTGGAAGATAACTTGTTTCATGGGGACTTGCATCCTGGCAACGTCATGCTGTTGCGAGATAGCCACATTTGCCTCATTGATTTGGGGGCGATCGGCAGTCTCGATTCCCACTTCCTGCGCTACTACCGACGCAGTATGCAGGCTCTCGGAGAACGGGACTACGATCGAGCACTAGATTACAGTTTGATGTTGTGCGATTCCCTGCCCACAGGAGACATTGAAAACGTCAAAGCGCAACTGATCCAGTGCTATCGCCAGTGGGATGCCAAAATGAACATCCGCAGCCTCTCATACCATGAGAAGTCGATCAGCTCGATCGGGGTTCAAATTGGGTCGGTCATGCGCAGGAACCGCGTTTCCTCCAGTTGGCAACTGCTGCGAGTCTTCCGCACCTGGGGATTGATGGATGCATCCTTGAATTACCTAGTTCCCAACGCAGATTATATGAGTCTCGTTGGTGGATATTTTCGAGGGGCCGTTAAGCGCAGTCAGCTTCAGCTTAAGCAACTGGGCATCACGGAAATTGTGATGCAACTCACGGAGAAAGTTGCCGAATTTTCCGATCTGACAACGATCGAGCTTCGTGGCAAGGCAGTTCGCAAAAGAATAGTCGCTGAGCAAAAAACCTCGTCAAAGCTCGCTGACAAAGCCAAGAAATTACTCTGGCTTGGGATCATCGTTTTGGCTTGGATTTTTCTGCATCAACACCTCGAAACAGCCGTGAGCTGGTTACCACCAAATCAATACTCAGCTTGGGCTAAAAGTGTTCCCAATCTTGCTATTGAAGTTTGGGCTGGGATCCTAATTATCTGGATCTACTTACTCAAAATTCTCTAG
- a CDS encoding acyltransferase domain-containing protein, with product MAAKVVFMFPGQGSQYMEMGQELYRCHPVFRNCMNEFSEVALPLLGIHLATELFADSQTALAEDSKLLLYTRYSNPLLFTFNYAVAATIESMGILPDLVLGYSLGELTAAAYSGVVDRFQLLVALIRASFAFESYTPVGGMLAILDGLNLWHQHPDWFQDTALASINCNQSFVVSGRSSSLDRLEQILQSQSVLFQRLPVIQAFHSPWIDSAQEIIDREFDRLPQFQTGRFWRYGCGDRADDQQPTQAVRTFWEAFRNPINFEKALRGLESMGTNLYLDVGSNGTLSGFVRVILDASSSSKGMAVMDRFGQNVQSLERAVNLAKKWRSE from the coding sequence ATGGCTGCGAAAGTTGTCTTCATGTTTCCTGGTCAAGGATCGCAGTATATGGAAATGGGGCAGGAGCTATATCGCTGCCATCCTGTTTTTCGGAACTGCATGAATGAATTTTCTGAGGTGGCGTTGCCGCTTTTAGGTATTCATTTGGCCACTGAGCTGTTTGCTGACTCGCAAACGGCACTGGCAGAAGATTCAAAACTACTTTTGTATACGCGATACAGTAATCCGCTGTTATTTACGTTTAACTATGCGGTGGCGGCCACGATCGAGTCGATGGGTATCCTTCCTGACTTGGTTTTGGGATATAGCCTCGGAGAGTTGACAGCGGCGGCCTACAGCGGTGTGGTGGATCGCTTTCAACTGCTGGTTGCTTTAATTCGCGCATCCTTTGCCTTTGAATCCTACACGCCGGTTGGGGGAATGCTAGCCATTTTGGATGGCTTAAATCTCTGGCATCAACATCCTGATTGGTTTCAAGACACTGCTTTGGCCAGTATTAATTGCAACCAAAGTTTTGTGGTCAGTGGTCGATCGAGCAGTCTCGATCGGCTAGAGCAAATCTTACAGAGTCAATCGGTGTTGTTTCAGCGTTTACCGGTGATCCAAGCGTTTCATTCCCCTTGGATTGATTCAGCCCAAGAGATTATTGATCGAGAGTTCGATCGCCTACCTCAGTTCCAAACCGGTCGTTTTTGGCGTTATGGATGTGGCGATCGCGCCGATGACCAGCAACCAACTCAGGCGGTGCGTACTTTCTGGGAAGCGTTCCGCAATCCCATTAACTTTGAAAAGGCGTTGCGAGGCTTGGAATCAATGGGAACCAATCTTTATCTAGATGTGGGATCAAATGGCACTTTGTCTGGATTTGTGCGGGTAATTTTGGATGCATCTTCCTCATCAAAGGGTATGGCAGTGATGGATCGTTTTGGACAGAATGTGCAATCGCTCGAACGAGCCGTGAATTTAGCAAAAAAATGGCGTTCAGAGTAA
- a CDS encoding condensation domain-containing protein, producing MFSSSEFPASAQDKIQYISLATCNGVVQCVFTLDSCLNEDLFFKSFDLVLDSEVILQCQWVNNSVSPYWLRSEEKHKDRFKLLEVADVQQAVEEFRSRSIDPTTDSLVQLRIFRHQGENALQDTFCLKMSHVVSDGSGLRCLLQSLAETYGVLQNGQEHTPSSVTVRRDGWQVLDKVPAKKRWQLLKKGKKNFLKPGQLKVPFSNCTHENQIYITYKLDRGQIENLIQYAKDRGATLNQVMLTGFARALRRFTNAGPDASLPIINTLDLRHYLRHGDMPKICNLAVPLISNIHVNQADSFADTLSFIKSDLISQKRAMPGVLPAIAMEILFLIPFAWVDWLLNQAFDQAAESGIGTPLFSDVGNTDIPIPGHQVVYSYGLGPVAYAPAFMMTASTFRNTVTLGVGFCESSISRGDMGKIFDLMVEEFASCTA from the coding sequence ATGTTTTCATCTTCAGAATTTCCTGCCTCGGCCCAAGACAAAATCCAATACATTAGCCTCGCAACCTGTAATGGCGTTGTTCAATGCGTTTTTACACTAGATAGTTGCCTGAATGAAGATCTATTTTTCAAGAGCTTCGATTTGGTTTTAGATTCAGAGGTGATCCTGCAATGCCAGTGGGTGAACAACAGTGTATCGCCCTACTGGCTGCGATCTGAGGAAAAACATAAAGACCGATTCAAGCTGCTTGAAGTCGCCGATGTGCAACAGGCTGTTGAAGAGTTTAGATCTCGATCGATCGATCCAACAACCGATAGCTTGGTGCAACTGAGAATTTTCCGGCACCAAGGCGAAAACGCACTTCAAGATACGTTTTGCCTCAAGATGTCCCATGTTGTTTCTGATGGCAGTGGACTGCGGTGTTTGCTTCAGTCCCTTGCTGAAACCTATGGGGTGCTGCAAAACGGTCAGGAACATACCCCGAGTTCTGTAACCGTTCGGCGTGATGGATGGCAAGTTCTTGACAAGGTTCCTGCCAAAAAGAGATGGCAATTGCTGAAAAAGGGCAAGAAGAACTTCTTGAAGCCAGGTCAATTAAAAGTGCCATTTAGCAATTGCACCCATGAAAATCAAATATACATAACCTACAAATTGGATCGGGGGCAGATTGAGAATCTAATTCAGTATGCGAAAGATCGTGGAGCAACCCTAAATCAAGTGATGTTGACAGGGTTTGCGCGTGCTCTGCGTCGGTTCACCAATGCAGGGCCCGATGCATCACTTCCAATTATCAACACCCTCGACCTTCGCCATTATCTCCGGCATGGAGATATGCCTAAAATTTGTAATCTCGCGGTTCCATTGATTTCTAACATTCACGTCAACCAAGCAGACTCCTTTGCAGACACCTTGTCTTTCATAAAATCTGACTTAATCAGCCAAAAAAGAGCCATGCCTGGCGTTTTGCCAGCAATCGCCATGGAAATTCTTTTTCTCATTCCTTTTGCGTGGGTAGACTGGCTACTGAACCAAGCTTTTGACCAAGCTGCTGAATCAGGAATTGGCACACCCCTATTTTCGGATGTTGGCAACACTGACATCCCCATCCCAGGACATCAAGTGGTTTATTCCTACGGCTTGGGTCCCGTTGCCTATGCCCCAGCTTTTATGATGACGGCTTCTACCTTTAGGAACACCGTCACGCTTGGTGTGGGCTTCTGCGAGTCTTCAATTAGCCGTGGCGATATGGGCAAAATCTTTGATCTGATGGTTGAGGAATTTGCAAGCTGCACTGCCTGA
- a CDS encoding 4'-phosphopantetheinyl transferase superfamily protein translates to MRSITCRFECVNIANYVDVAPYRSQLLSPAELDYFEKLPVLRRRMSYLMGRMAAKGALVQLIGDCDYRSISIEPGSFGQPVVRYGGQEPFEVSIAHDSGQAVAVAFEAGYPVGIDVETFNPTLYQTLIDAVPDSEKSWCDRTFDYYSQYSQYPQRLLALWTLKEALSKVLRCGMTVPMELLSIADLQCIFPNHYRASFRHFAQYQARLWIADQTVLSVVFPRQTEINFDPFQKSWFSQNALHPMVDSFDLAG, encoded by the coding sequence ATGCGATCGATCACTTGCCGATTTGAATGTGTGAACATTGCCAACTACGTTGACGTTGCACCCTATCGATCGCAACTGCTCTCGCCTGCGGAGTTGGACTATTTTGAAAAGTTGCCCGTTTTGAGGCGGCGGATGTCGTACTTGATGGGGCGAATGGCGGCCAAAGGGGCTTTGGTTCAGTTAATTGGCGATTGTGACTATCGATCGATCTCCATTGAACCGGGTAGCTTTGGGCAGCCAGTGGTGCGGTATGGGGGGCAGGAGCCATTTGAGGTGAGCATCGCCCATGATTCAGGTCAGGCAGTGGCGGTTGCTTTTGAGGCGGGCTACCCCGTGGGCATTGATGTGGAAACCTTTAATCCCACGCTTTATCAAACCTTGATTGATGCGGTTCCAGATTCCGAAAAAAGCTGGTGTGACAGAACCTTTGATTACTATTCTCAATATTCTCAATATCCTCAGCGGCTATTGGCTCTTTGGACATTAAAAGAAGCCCTATCAAAAGTGTTGCGCTGCGGCATGACTGTGCCGATGGAGCTGTTGTCGATCGCGGATTTGCAATGCATTTTTCCAAATCACTATCGAGCCAGCTTTCGGCATTTTGCTCAATATCAAGCGCGTCTTTGGATTGCCGATCAAACTGTGCTTTCAGTGGTCTTCCCGCGACAAACGGAAATTAACTTTGATCCTTTTCAAAAATCATGGTTTAGCCAAAATGCTCTCCATCCAATGGTTGACTCATTCGACTTGGCGGGATGA
- a CDS encoding patatin-like phospholipase family protein, with product MSSGNYKNLALQAGGVLGTAYVGVVQSLNERGLLSKFERVAGSSAGAIMGTLIALRFSAAEIEDIMMNLNMGEFTDPTSPINLVQNYGYYAGDVFYQWIQDIIARKLTKKATFEDLVDAGFADLYVFGTDLTARGLREFSYRATPDTPIAGAVRASMSIPFFFQAWRFPGGIPDNHYYVDGGLILPYPLWTFDYAPFTSEEGYNEETLGVSLRTGFSPSGLEKGFDLKEYFESLFEATSSIRISARNKARTISIDTLKLSPTDFNMSHEDKLRLVKSGYEATAEFFKLKDELATIAAA from the coding sequence ATGAGCAGCGGTAACTACAAAAACCTGGCACTGCAAGCAGGAGGCGTGTTAGGAACAGCCTACGTAGGGGTTGTGCAATCCCTGAACGAGCGCGGCCTCCTCTCCAAATTTGAGCGCGTTGCTGGGTCTTCTGCGGGAGCCATCATGGGAACCTTAATTGCCCTGAGGTTTTCAGCAGCAGAGATCGAAGACATCATGATGAACCTGAACATGGGGGAGTTCACCGATCCCACCAGCCCGATTAACCTCGTCCAGAATTATGGTTATTATGCCGGGGATGTTTTCTATCAGTGGATCCAAGACATCATTGCGCGCAAACTAACGAAGAAGGCCACCTTTGAAGATCTCGTAGATGCTGGATTTGCAGATCTTTATGTCTTCGGTACAGATTTGACCGCTCGAGGATTGCGGGAGTTCTCCTACCGTGCGACTCCTGACACGCCAATTGCAGGCGCAGTGCGCGCTTCCATGTCCATTCCCTTCTTCTTCCAAGCTTGGCGATTCCCCGGCGGCATTCCCGACAATCACTACTATGTTGATGGTGGCTTGATCTTGCCCTATCCCTTGTGGACTTTTGATTATGCGCCCTTCACCAGCGAAGAGGGCTACAACGAAGAAACCTTGGGAGTGAGCTTAAGAACCGGCTTCAGCCCCTCTGGTCTAGAGAAAGGCTTTGACCTGAAGGAGTATTTCGAAAGCCTATTTGAGGCTACGTCCTCCATTCGGATCAGCGCCCGCAACAAGGCACGGACGATCAGCATTGACACCTTAAAGCTCTCGCCCACTGATTTCAACATGAGCCACGAGGACAAGCTGCGGCTGGTGAAGAGTGGTTATGAGGCGACGGCGGAGTTCTTTAAACTCAAGGACGAATTGGCAACGATTGCTGCTGCCTAA
- a CDS encoding LamG domain-containing protein codes for MTSVLHFDGQSNYIRIPHQESLSPANNFTFEAWVNVAQIGGYLRLFSKFPGFGFGLINEALLFTEYWIVDYAASVSIEAGSWYHVAIVFNADNDVFFYLDGELVQTILGDTPASITQGPLEIGRKAEGHGEYFQGDLTEVRFWGTARTQEQIQAYKSYRLLGSEENLLGYWPLNEGSGDVINDKSTAANHGTLQGSPIWKSAALELPEILPNIPLPAEVQEAEAAAAEAAAASETIPSPGSFPIIVELESDEATPDRCFEELLTRGDGAIYDGVTQTLFAMREQGQITQATTPVFVIVRRTPESKSLLPFAL; via the coding sequence ATGACTTCAGTACTTCATTTTGATGGTCAGTCGAATTACATCCGAATTCCCCATCAAGAGTCCCTCTCCCCTGCTAATAATTTCACCTTCGAAGCTTGGGTGAACGTTGCGCAAATTGGTGGCTACCTACGCTTATTTTCTAAATTTCCAGGCTTTGGCTTTGGCCTCATCAACGAAGCGCTACTTTTTACGGAATATTGGATTGTTGACTATGCAGCCTCTGTTTCGATCGAAGCGGGATCTTGGTATCACGTTGCCATCGTCTTCAATGCTGACAACGATGTGTTTTTCTACCTCGATGGAGAGCTAGTTCAAACCATCCTGGGCGACACCCCCGCCTCCATCACCCAAGGCCCCCTCGAAATTGGCCGCAAAGCAGAGGGCCATGGCGAATATTTCCAAGGCGATTTGACCGAAGTTCGGTTCTGGGGCACTGCACGCACTCAAGAGCAAATTCAAGCCTACAAGTCCTATCGACTGCTCGGATCCGAAGAGAATTTGTTGGGCTATTGGCCTTTGAACGAAGGCAGCGGAGATGTCATCAACGACAAGAGCACCGCTGCCAACCATGGAACCTTGCAAGGCTCCCCTATTTGGAAGAGCGCTGCACTGGAACTCCCAGAAATTCTCCCCAACATCCCGCTGCCCGCTGAAGTTCAGGAAGCCGAAGCCGCTGCCGCCGAAGCCGCTGCCGCCAGCGAGACCATCCCCAGCCCTGGTTCCTTCCCCATCATTGTTGAACTGGAATCCGATGAAGCAACCCCCGATCGTTGCTTCGAAGAGTTATTGACCAGAGGAGATGGCGCGATTTACGACGGAGTCACCCAAACCCTTTTTGCTATGCGGGAACAGGGGCAAATCACCCAAGCAACAACCCCCGTTTTTGTCATTGTTCGGCGCACTCCTGAATCTAAGAGCTTGCTGCCATTTGCTCTGTAG
- the fabD gene encoding ACP S-malonyltransferase, with amino-acid sequence MNLNVVLFPGQGSQFCGMGNELFPHYPQLLQQADNILGFSVKELCLHDPNGNLSRTEFTQIALFVVNALAWQSHIDSGGFWPNAACGHSLGEYNALFAAGVFDFETGLNLIRYRGQLMGRQQGGGMAAVIGSNVEKIRKILDDFAFDTVDIANYNSPRQVVISGPKRDIDDLAAVFEEIPDTRYVVLNVSGAFHSRYMQEAAREFGEFIRTMNFRAPRFSVIANTSAQPYTLENVVENLTQQIASPVRWTETIAHLCDRGKCTFQELGVGNTLTRLLYQISPDLVPEKV; translated from the coding sequence ATGAATTTAAATGTTGTTCTCTTTCCGGGTCAAGGATCCCAATTTTGTGGAATGGGGAATGAACTATTTCCTCATTATCCGCAGCTTTTGCAGCAAGCAGATAATATTCTTGGCTTTTCTGTAAAAGAGCTGTGTTTGCATGATCCCAATGGTAATTTGAGCCGGACAGAATTTACTCAAATTGCTTTATTTGTGGTGAATGCCTTGGCTTGGCAGTCCCATATTGATTCGGGTGGTTTTTGGCCTAATGCGGCTTGCGGGCACTCTTTGGGCGAATATAATGCGTTGTTTGCGGCGGGAGTGTTTGATTTTGAAACGGGGCTAAATTTAATTCGATACCGAGGGCAATTGATGGGCCGTCAGCAGGGTGGGGGAATGGCGGCAGTGATTGGTAGCAATGTGGAAAAAATTCGCAAAATATTAGATGATTTTGCATTTGATACGGTTGATATTGCGAACTATAATTCGCCTCGGCAAGTGGTCATTTCAGGGCCCAAGCGCGATATTGATGATTTGGCGGCTGTGTTTGAGGAAATTCCAGACACGAGATATGTGGTGTTGAATGTTAGCGGGGCTTTTCACTCGCGTTACATGCAAGAAGCAGCGCGAGAGTTTGGAGAATTTATTCGGACAATGAATTTTCGTGCTCCGCGATTTTCAGTGATTGCTAACACTTCAGCGCAGCCTTATACGCTGGAGAATGTGGTTGAGAATTTAACGCAGCAAATTGCGAGTCCGGTGCGCTGGACGGAAACGATCGCCCATTTGTGCGATCGGGGAAAATGCACGTTTCAAGAATTGGGAGTGGGCAACACGCTAACCCGACTGCTGTATCAAATCTCTCCAGATTTGGTTCCCGAAAAGGTTTAA
- the lepA gene encoding translation elongation factor 4, translating to MTDVPVSRIRNFSIVAHIDHGKSTLADRLLQDTGTVAARDMKEQFLDNMELERERGITIKLQAARMDYRAKDGNDYVINLIDTPGHVDFSYEVSRSLAACEGALLVVDASQGVEAQTLANVYLALENNLEIVPVLNKIDLPGAEPDRVAGEIEDTIGLDCSEAIHASAKEGIGIREILEAIVQKVPPPADTVDKPLRALIFDSYYDSYRGVIVYFRVMDGRVKKGDKVRLMASGKEYEIDELGVLAPNQCPIDELHAGEVGYLAASIKAVGDARVGDTITLVSKPATEPWPGYTEAKPMVFCGLFPTDSDQFGELREALDRLRLNDAALSYEPETSSAMGFGFRCGFLGLLHMEIVQERLEREYNLDLIATAPSVVYRVTKIDGEVVMIDNPSELPEPQYRETIEEPYVKVEMITPESFVGTLMELSQTRRGVFVDMRYLTQGRTTLIYEIPLAEVVTDFFDQMKSRSRGYASMEYSLIGYRENPLVRLDVLINGDRVDSLSAIVHRDKAYYVGRALVEKLKELIPRHQFKVPIQATIGSRVVASEAIPALRKDVLAKCYGGDISRKKKLLKKQAEGKKRMKAIGTVDVPQSAFMAVLKIDRE from the coding sequence ATGACCGACGTTCCCGTTTCGCGCATCCGTAACTTCTCGATCGTGGCGCACATTGACCACGGTAAATCGACCCTGGCCGATCGCCTGCTGCAAGATACGGGCACAGTGGCCGCGCGCGACATGAAAGAACAGTTCCTCGACAACATGGAACTGGAACGGGAACGGGGAATCACCATTAAATTGCAAGCGGCGCGGATGGACTACCGGGCCAAAGACGGCAACGACTACGTGATCAACCTGATTGATACCCCCGGTCACGTGGACTTTTCCTACGAAGTGTCCCGCAGCTTGGCCGCTTGCGAAGGGGCCCTGCTGGTGGTGGATGCGTCCCAAGGGGTGGAGGCCCAAACCCTGGCTAACGTTTACTTGGCCTTGGAAAATAATTTGGAAATTGTGCCGGTCTTGAACAAGATCGACCTGCCCGGTGCAGAACCCGATCGGGTGGCTGGCGAAATTGAAGACACGATCGGCCTGGATTGCAGCGAGGCCATTCACGCCTCGGCCAAGGAAGGGATCGGGATCCGCGAGATTTTGGAAGCGATCGTCCAAAAAGTGCCCCCGCCAGCGGACACCGTAGACAAACCCCTGCGGGCCCTGATTTTTGATAGCTATTACGACAGCTATCGGGGGGTGATTGTTTATTTCCGCGTCATGGATGGCCGAGTGAAAAAGGGCGACAAAGTGCGCCTGATGGCCTCCGGTAAGGAATACGAAATTGATGAATTGGGCGTGTTGGCCCCGAATCAATGCCCGATCGATGAGCTGCACGCGGGAGAAGTGGGCTACTTGGCCGCTTCGATTAAGGCCGTGGGCGATGCACGGGTGGGCGACACCATCACCCTGGTCAGCAAACCGGCGACGGAACCTTGGCCCGGTTACACGGAAGCCAAGCCGATGGTGTTTTGTGGGCTGTTTCCGACGGATTCCGATCAGTTTGGCGAGCTGCGGGAAGCGCTCGATCGCCTGCGTTTGAACGATGCGGCCCTCAGCTACGAGCCAGAAACCTCCAGCGCCATGGGGTTTGGCTTCCGTTGCGGCTTCCTGGGGCTGCTGCATATGGAAATTGTGCAAGAGCGGCTGGAGCGGGAATATAACCTGGATCTGATCGCCACCGCGCCTTCGGTGGTTTACCGCGTCACCAAGATTGATGGTGAAGTGGTGATGATTGACAATCCCAGCGAGCTGCCGGAGCCGCAATATCGCGAAACAATCGAAGAACCCTACGTGAAGGTGGAAATGATCACGCCCGAAAGCTTTGTCGGGACGTTGATGGAGCTATCGCAAACGCGGCGCGGGGTGTTTGTGGATATGCGCTACCTGACCCAGGGCCGGACAACCTTGATCTATGAAATTCCGCTGGCGGAGGTGGTAACGGACTTTTTTGATCAAATGAAGTCGCGATCGCGCGGTTATGCCAGCATGGAATATTCTCTGATTGGCTACCGGGAAAATCCGCTGGTGCGGCTGGATGTGCTGATTAATGGCGATCGGGTGGACTCCCTCTCCGCGATCGTCCACCGGGATAAGGCCTACTACGTGGGCCGGGCCCTGGTGGAAAAGCTGAAGGAGTTGATCCCGCGCCATCAGTTCAAAGTGCCGATCCAGGCCACGATCGGCTCGCGAGTCGTGGCCAGTGAAGCGATCCCCGCCCTGCGCAAGGATGTGTTGGCCAAGTGCTATGGCGGTGATATTTCCCGGAAGAAGAAATTGCTGAAGAAGCAAGCGGAAGGGAAAAAGCGGATGAAGGCGATCGGCACGGTGGATGTGCCCCAATCTGCGTTCATGGCCGTGTTAAAAATCGATCGGGAATAG